Below is a window of Osmia bicornis bicornis chromosome 8, iOsmBic2.1, whole genome shotgun sequence DNA.
TacttttttgtagaaaataaaaagatgcTTCAATTAATGTATAACAAAATACACAATTTCATTTAAGAACATAAAGATGACAtatcatatacatatacttaCGACATCCAATAATGTAGTTGTAACAATGCTAGAACGATCAAAATCTACGCGTTTGTCAAGGGGTTTCGATGACAATAGCAACTGAGTGTAATCTATCAATTGCCCACTGTCGGTTACGCCGATATCACTCTGTTTTAACAATTATTCGGTATAAAGATGCAAAAATCTTTCTGTTTCTTATTTGTAAATTCTACTCTAATAAATTTATGTTCATATACCAGTTGATCCATCTTTTGCACGCCTACTTCTAAATCTTTTACTGATCTTCTCACTTCATCTCGTGTAGTGCACTTTATGGAATCGTATAATTCATAGTGCGTTCCACGTGTGGAATGTTCCTCACGAACAATGATATGTTCTATTAGTTCACATTCACCTTCTAATAGAAAATGCACGTAGTTCACCATCCCCTTACCGTCACCTAGTAAAAccttaaataattaatttttttattgaataaaagaAGGTTGAAACTTCGTAAACTAAACAACTTAACTTTCAATTTTGTACCTCGTCAGcttgaaattcttttaatCTGCTAAGAATGCAACATTCTCTCATCATCTTCTCGTCCCAgcatttgaaataattaaaataaattaacgcCTCTTGCAGGGCGTTCCATTCTTTCATCAAAGTAGGTCGTAAAATATCTTCAAAATCCTGGGAAGAGATAAAAATCAAATCCACGGTGGCtgcaaataaaaagaaatcaattaGATTTATTAACAGTAATAAAACGACGATACGTACTGTTTGAAATTACTGTCGCTGATCTTGGTAATTTATGTAATAACGCAATTTCCCCGAAAATATCTCCTGGATTTAAAATACCCATGTCAATTTCCCTCATTTCatctgaaaataaattaaatttctattagATAGACACCCAGAATTTTACTTTAACCGAGGGGCGTAAACGTACCGGTCCAACGATCGGTGACCACCTTCGATAAACTGACCTCTCCactaacaataaaataaagattttcAGCTGGACGATCCTGTCGTACAATTATCCGACCTGGTGATAAGTACTGATAAAAGCATACTCCAGCTAAAATTTCTTGCAAACGTTCtggatattttttaaacaccCCGAACTTCTTAAACAGCTCGAATATGTACGTTCTTTCGACTAATGTTCGATCGTGTGGATTCGTTAATAAAATAGAACGATCcttcaataaaatatatttaaattatccatttttattctttgttataaattacaataaatgGATAATTTATGAACCTCCAGAGTAAGTGCTTTCTTCTCGACTTTCTTCGCTTGTGCccttttaatattaatcgcAACATCGTCGCTAATTTCTTCAACTACAGGTTCTTCAGTTAGCCATTTCATGTATATTAGGATACGTCTGATCGCAGAACGAAAAAGCTGAATTCCTTTTAATCGATCTACCtgtttatacattaaatattaatcatttttattatttaacaccTTGTGATCGAAGGGTGTAAGGATCTACCCTTTGCAAGACCCGTAGGTTCTGATTCAAACGAAGAAAGTTTCTAATTTAAGTAAATAATTATACTTCTTCTTGATGTATTAATTGTTATTCAAATAACGTTCACCCCAGTATTAGTACTGAAATATTCAtgtattgtttaaataatgaaagttGTGCAAATTTATTTACCCTTTTAACTACTAAAGATTTTCTTGTCAATGCTCCCATAAATGACTCACGTAAAGACTTTCTTCTTCCTGTTGAAtccattttaattttttcgtaATTTCACAAGAAGTAACAAATTAACTTTTGTATAttgaagaagaaagtaataaCTGTATTGTTTGATCAATAAAGTAATGGAGGATTGTCTTGGGGTTGATACATTAAACTgtcatttttctatttttcctaatttttctttgttttttcttcctaaaatgttcattttaaatgacttctttgaatatttgaatatATAATTAGCATTATAGACATTATTTATCCTAAAGATACCATAGCTTTTCATGATTTCATATTGATTGTAATTCACTTTGGATTGAAAACTATAATGTTTATTAtcgtttttaatttctttattattgttatataatatatattgtttataaattgaataatgTCGATAATGTAACTCCCTTTTATGAAAGATTATCTAATATCTGCTCTACGTTATAGGTGGTTTGTGGTATTGCTACTGACTTGCACATGCGAAAATGACAAGTATATTTGGATGGGTTTATGAAcagtattatatttaatattgtgAGTCTCTGTAAAGTGACTTTTGCTTTGGATAAAGAACTGAATTACAGACATCTGAGAAATAATGGTAATAAATAGCGTCAGTTTTAATTTCTCTCCATCTAAAGTATACTCAGAAACCTAATGCATTATTGTATTTCTAATGCATTCTGTTTCAGAATCAGGTTATGTGGTAGCATATACATACAgtaccattttttaattcacaCTATAATATTAAACAATCAATAGCTTCTATATATTTGTGCAAAATAACAACGTTAAAATATCCATTTTCAGAGTTTTGATTTACCATCAGTTATTCCACAACCTACTGCCAATGGCCAGTTTAACATTCGCGATGACAGCTATGGTGTGCCTAGTCCTATGATTTCTGggtataatatttatattaaacaatGTCAGGaggaattaattttcttatattgtatttaatatttttcagacTAGGTGCAGTAAGACAAAACATAGGTTATTCTCATCCCTTAGAAGCATCTGAAAGAAATGTAAACCAGTAATGTTCATCTAATCATTATAAtcatgttaattaattaattaattaccttATTATGTGCATATTTTAGTATGAAAAAAATCGCACACGTATGAACATGATACTGCTTAGAAACACACAAGGATTGCATGCTCCAATGCGTATGGCAATGGAATTAAAAGCTACTGAAAAAATTGGAAGACTTCCATTTCTTCCATCTTCAAATATGATGAGAGATGTTTTACTTGGAAAAGATGAGGAAATAGGGTAAttctatataaaattattactgtATATGAGTTATAACTTACTGGAACATTGtgttacattattttcttcatgTACTTAGGTTTGAAGACATATTAAATATACCTGACTTCAGAGAACAGATGGGTCAACCTCATGCTGTTGTTGAGAAAAGTCTTGGAatcttataaataataaactatttgtttataacatgTAAGATACTGGTTTTGTATTATTGAATAccttaaataaaaataaatatttaactcCTATAACTTATTTATATGTCATGACTCAAAAGAAAATAGTGTGTATCCAATTTAGTAAtggtaaattaataaaaccaTTCTGTAAAATACTTAAAGTGATATACATTACTATCTCTAGCTTTTACGAAGCgcaaatttttaaacttgATCAGCAAAAGCATGTGCAAAGTTCATAAGATTATCGGCAATCGATTTATGTGTTtagtctatttttttttaacgactACTTGGTATCACTAATCTTTAATATTCTTATATGTTGAagaaagtataaatatatgtaaatttattataataagtaAGTTCTTAGCACATCATCCATATCAACAAATGAAATTGTGTTTATCGTTTAGGTTGAAAAAGTTAACACACTCCGCAAGTGAATGGTAGGAGATACA
It encodes the following:
- the LOC114880996 gene encoding uncharacterized protein LOC114880996 isoform X1 produces the protein MDSTGRRKSLRESFMGALTRKSLVVKRVDRLKGIQLFRSAIRRILIYMKWLTEEPVVEEISDDVAINIKRAQAKKVEKKALTLEDRSILLTNPHDRTLVERTYIFELFKKFGVFKKYPERLQEILAGVCFYQYLSPGRIIVRQDRPAENLYFIVSGEVSLSKVVTDRWTDEMREIDMGILNPGDIFGEIALLHKLPRSATVISNTTVDLIFISSQDFEDILRPTLMKEWNALQEALIYFNYFKCWDEKMMRECCILSRLKEFQADEVLLGDGKGMVNYVHFLLEGECELIEHIIVREEHSTRGTHYELYDSIKCTTRDEVRRSVKDLEVGVQKMDQLSDIGVTDSGQLIDYTQLLLSSKPLDKRVDFDRSSIVTTTLLDVINEWHKITDVAEMLLREPSSISQQCYPSNVRTIFMRISTYTRGACFGLGENMIDRRIVSKTNVRCFLVPRYWINEHNRANIWERVKLFMDSKFPTKEKLFKEFVNNRRWRNYKQNFVNDIRKTGQLIHSNVTIHDVPYSIRIANDVSG
- the LOC114880996 gene encoding uncharacterized protein LOC114880996 isoform X2 produces the protein MVNQNSENGYFNVVDRLKGIQLFRSAIRRILIYMKWLTEEPVVEEISDDVAINIKRAQAKKVEKKALTLEDRSILLTNPHDRTLVERTYIFELFKKFGVFKKYPERLQEILAGVCFYQYLSPGRIIVRQDRPAENLYFIVSGEVSLSKVVTDRWTDEMREIDMGILNPGDIFGEIALLHKLPRSATVISNTTVDLIFISSQDFEDILRPTLMKEWNALQEALIYFNYFKCWDEKMMRECCILSRLKEFQADEVLLGDGKGMVNYVHFLLEGECELIEHIIVREEHSTRGTHYELYDSIKCTTRDEVRRSVKDLEVGVQKMDQLSDIGVTDSGQLIDYTQLLLSSKPLDKRVDFDRSSIVTTTLLDVINEWHKITDVAEMLLREPSSISQQCYPSNVRTIFMRISTYTRGACFGLGENMIDRRIVSKTNVRCFLVPRYWINEHNRANIWERVKLFMDSKFPTKEKLFKEFVNNRRWRNYKQNFVNDIRKTGQLIHSNVTIHDVPYSIRIANDVSG
- the LOC114880996 gene encoding uncharacterized protein LOC114880996 isoform X3, with protein sequence MKWLTEEPVVEEISDDVAINIKRAQAKKVEKKALTLEDRSILLTNPHDRTLVERTYIFELFKKFGVFKKYPERLQEILAGVCFYQYLSPGRIIVRQDRPAENLYFIVSGEVSLSKVVTDRWTDEMREIDMGILNPGDIFGEIALLHKLPRSATVISNTTVDLIFISSQDFEDILRPTLMKEWNALQEALIYFNYFKCWDEKMMRECCILSRLKEFQADEVLLGDGKGMVNYVHFLLEGECELIEHIIVREEHSTRGTHYELYDSIKCTTRDEVRRSVKDLEVGVQKMDQLSDIGVTDSGQLIDYTQLLLSSKPLDKRVDFDRSSIVTTTLLDVINEWHKITDVAEMLLREPSSISQQCYPSNVRTIFMRISTYTRGACFGLGENMIDRRIVSKTNVRCFLVPRYWINEHNRANIWERVKLFMDSKFPTKEKLFKEFVNNRRWRNYKQNFVNDIRKTGQLIHSNVTIHDVPYSIRIANDVSG
- the LOC114881001 gene encoding proteasome maturation protein, coding for MSFDLPSVIPQPTANGQFNIRDDSYGVPSPMISGLGAVRQNIGYSHPLEASERNYEKNRTRMNMILLRNTQGLHAPMRMAMELKATEKIGRLPFLPSSNMMRDVLLGKDEEIGFEDILNIPDFREQMGQPHAVVEKSLGIL